From a region of the Primulina eburnea isolate SZY01 chromosome 7, ASM2296580v1, whole genome shotgun sequence genome:
- the LOC140835767 gene encoding uncharacterized protein, whose protein sequence is MEENDVKTTDNDVEDIDAVHVDDIDVNIHHISVAHDTETHVQANNDTYLFINGSNLFIGQRFSSKTEVKKVLSKIAMNSPFAFECFKSSRNIYSVSCVTKGCSWRIWTSKHENSTDFVIRTYCNTHNCDLTGMRKRHRQASSSVVCNMLVENFRGLQKTPQPKSIMTMMRNKGVDITYYKALKGKQLAHDIFKGDPETSFALLPSYLKLFKRMNLDSLIDLVVYEHNRFKYLFLAYGACARGYRCMRKVVSINGAWLKGKYDSTLLVASSQDGDFHQYLLAWAVVDVESITSWSCFLTKLLELVVDEEELMIISDRHPDIIAAITDVYKNVHHGHCIWHFSQNMKLCCKKKGCTEILCG, encoded by the coding sequence ATGGAAGAGAATGATGTGAAAACAACAGATAATGATGTGGAGGATATAGATGCGGTGCATGTGGATGATATTGATGTCAACATCCACCACATCAGTGTAGCTCATGATACTGAGACTCATGTTCAAGCTAACAATGATACATATTTATTTATCAATGGTTCCAACTTATTTATTGGTCAAAGATTTTCAAGCAAGACCGAAGTGAAGAAAGTGCTATCCAAAATTGCTATGAACTCGCCTTTTGCGTTTGAATGTTTCAAATCTTCTCGAAATATTTATTCGGTTAGTTGTGTGACTAAAGGTTGCAGCTGGAGAATTTGGACTTCAAAACATGAGAACTCAACAGATTTTGTGATTCGTACATACTGCAACACACACAATTGTGATTTGACAGGAATGCGTAAAAGGCATCGACAAGCCTCCTCGTCTGTCGTTTGTAATATGTTGGTAGAGAACTTTCGGGGACTACAGAAAACACCTCAACCAAAATCTATTATGACAATGATGCGGAATAAGGGGGTTGACATTACCTATTACAAAGCCTTGAAAGGCAAACAACTTGCTCATGATATCTTCAAAGGTGATCCTGAAACAAGTTTTGCTCTTCTACCTTCatatttgaaattgttcaagAGAATGAACCTTGATAGTTTAATAGATTTAGTAGTATATGAGCATAATAGATTCAAGTATTTGTTTTTAGCATATGGCGCATGTGCAAGAGGATATAGATGCATGAGAAAAGTTGTATCTATTAATGGTGCATGGTTGAAAGGAAAGTACGACAGTACTTTACTTGTGGCCTCATCACAAGATGGAGATTTTCATCAATATCTTTTGGCTTGGGCTGTTGTTGATGTAGAATCCATTACTTCATGGAGTTGCTTTTTGACGAAGCTCTTGGAACTAGTGGTTGATGAGGAAGAGTTGATGATTATCTCAGACAGACATCCGGACATCATTGCTGCAATTACCGATGTTTACAAAAATGTACATCATGGTCATTGTATATGGcacttttcacaaaatatgaaaCTTTGTTGCAAAAAAAAGGGTTGCACCGAAATTTTATGTGGTTAG